The following proteins come from a genomic window of Populus alba chromosome 12, ASM523922v2, whole genome shotgun sequence:
- the LOC118044881 gene encoding mitochondrial import inner membrane translocase subunit PAM16 like 2, whose protein sequence is MAARLLANLLVMGSGIMVRAFAQAYRQALANASKSGVAHETVQNIRRGSKMISEPEARQILGITEHSTWEEILQKYDKLFENNAKNGSFYLQSKVHRAKECLEEVYQKKAEGNV, encoded by the exons GCTGCAAGGCTGCTTGCTAATTTGCTTGTCATGGGATCTGGAATTATGGTGAGGGCATTTGCTCAAGCGTACCGTCAGGCACTTGCAA ATGCTTCAAAATCTGGTGTTGCCCACGAAACAGTGCAGAATATTAGAAGAGGAAGTAAAATGATATCTGAACCAGAAGCCAGGCAAATTCTAGGCATCACTGAGCATTCAACATGGGAGGAGATCTTGCAG AAATATGACAAACTGTTTGAGAATAATGCCAAAAACGGTAGCTTTTATCTCCAGTCGAAGGTTCATAGAGCTAAAGAATGCCTTGAAGAAGTATATCAAAAGAAAGCTGAGGGAAATGTATGA